The sequence ATGCTTTAGAACTACAGAGGAAAACAATGTTACTATCTGTATGCGGTTGATTCGCCACAAGATTTTTAAGTAACTGTGGGATTGTGATCTATCTGTTCTATTCTACGAGGAAATAAAGGCTTCCGACACTGATTGACATTTCTGAGAGGTACAAGGTTTAATTCCAAATGTAAAAACGTGTACTTGAAAACGCTGTGGACGTTACCAAACTTTGCGCTGTGCTCAATCTTTCCTGTCTGAAAGTGAGTAATGACTATCTTAAATAGTTGCCctttctttaaatattaaatcaatatgattataaataaattataataatttatataaaatgagataaataacTATGTATTTTATGGGATTCGAATTCACTTATTAATGTAACCTCAAACacgtataaaatatatattttagtgaattttaactttttttatttatcctaCACtgatatatcataaatttaaaataatgtaactgaattttatcctttcttaaaaaataaaagaaacatatttttaaaatatatgttgttaaaaacttgtaatagttataaatgaaaactttaacataaataataaaaaagataataataaattgatacacTTTTGCAATCTTTCTGCAAAACATCTTTTCAGCAATCGCATTTCATCATACTTCCCTAAAAATACTTCGAGACCAGCCTAATTAAAACCGCCAGGTCCTCACCGTGAAGGAATTTTCCAAGTGCGACTTTCCCTTTACTCCCAACTCACACTCACTCACgttcgagagagagagagagagagagagaggtgtgAGGTGAATTGGAAGGGAGTCAGCGAAAAACAATGATTCGGGGAGTGATAATAATGAACGATCAAGGCAAGCCTCGCCTCATCAGATTCTACGAATTTCAGGTTACCAGAATTCTTCTAGTGTTAAGAAATTACTCTTGATGTGTTGCGTCATTGAGATATGttctttgtattttctgttctttaatattttttagctGATTTTTGGATGTTGTTGGTCGATCTTAATTCGCGGTGTAAAATTAGCCTGTGGAGAAGCAGCAGGAGCTGGTTCGAAGCATTTACAAAAGTCAGTtctttgtttctattttactTGGGGAAAGAAACGGATGTGTAtttgtttccaattttttattataattgagttcctactattaattaattgtgctGTTGTCTGCAGTTTTATGCAGTAGAGCTGAGAATGTCAGTAATTTTGTTAAAGTGGATTCGCTCTTTGGGCCGGTAATTTTctgtgaattttcaatttcttgtttcaaCATATGCAAAATTGTGCAACCAATTAGGTGTTTGAAATtagtttgtttgtttcttttcttcccttttcacttttttgttTATGATTGTGCTTGGTGTTTGTTGAAGAGCTATGATCGTCAACTTGCAGGATGTACGGCTTGTGTACAAAACTTTTGCAACATTGTACTTTGTTTTCATATTCGATAATTCTGAGAATGAGCTTGCAATGCTAGATCTCATGCAAGGTATGCATTGTCGATTAAGTACTCGTCCAACTCTATAGCTTTAAAAACTTACATTTCCCCAAAAAAACTCTGTAGCTTTAAATTTCTGCATAATTGGGACTgttctaaaaataattgatagat comes from Sesamum indicum cultivar Zhongzhi No. 13 linkage group LG10, S_indicum_v1.0, whole genome shotgun sequence and encodes:
- the LOC105172889 gene encoding AP-3 complex subunit sigma, with translation MIRGVIIMNDQGKPRLIRFYEFQPVEKQQELVRSIYKILCSRAENVSNFVKVDSLFGPDVRLVYKTFATLYFVFIFDNSENELAMLDLMQVFVETLDKCFSNVCELDIVFNFNKVHTILDEIILGGQVLETSSSDVVMAVEDISKLEKNSNSIIPSIPGWQGR